The following coding sequences are from one Pseudomonadota bacterium window:
- a CDS encoding winged helix-turn-helix domain-containing protein, producing the protein MDASRRILVIDEDHSDRANLSRTLYEHGYMTLESAHPGPAIEAVAAWRPNLVVLQWRSQGAQRHEGDEVALDTLKGQGNCADVPVMLVSRDGSEDARVSGLQRGADDYMVKPLSLPEMMARIKALLRRSDSPAEVIELNGLTVDASNYSATTATSSVRLRPAEFRLLRYFMRYPDRVHTRLQLLNSVWHAREDMVERSVDVHVRRLRQALDQAGHCARIETVRGVGYRFPSECDC; encoded by the coding sequence TTGGACGCCTCGCGCCGAATCCTGGTCATCGACGAGGACCACTCGGACCGCGCGAACCTCTCGCGCACCCTGTACGAGCACGGCTACATGACCCTCGAGTCGGCACATCCGGGGCCCGCTATCGAGGCCGTGGCCGCGTGGCGACCGAACCTGGTAGTACTGCAGTGGCGCTCGCAAGGCGCGCAGCGGCACGAGGGAGACGAAGTCGCCCTCGACACCTTGAAGGGCCAGGGCAACTGCGCCGACGTGCCGGTCATGCTCGTCTCCCGGGACGGCAGTGAAGACGCTCGGGTGAGCGGCCTGCAGCGCGGCGCCGACGACTACATGGTCAAGCCCCTGTCCCTGCCGGAGATGATGGCCCGCATCAAGGCGTTGCTGCGTCGGAGCGACAGCCCCGCCGAGGTGATCGAACTCAACGGCCTCACCGTCGATGCGAGCAACTACTCAGCCACCACGGCAACCTCCAGCGTGCGCCTGCGGCCCGCCGAGTTTCGTCTCCTGCGTTACTTCATGCGATACCCCGATCGAGTGCACACGCGCCTGCAGCTGCTGAACAGCGTGTGGCACGCACGCGAGGACATGGTGGAGCGCTCCGTCGACGTGCACGTGCGCCGACTTCGTCAGGCCTTGGACCAGGCCGGTCACTGCGCACGAATCGAGACCGTGCGCGGCGTGGGGTATCGGTTTCCCTCCGAGTGCGACTGTTAG
- the neuC gene encoding UDP-N-acetylglucosamine 2-epimerase, with translation MSEARRHVAVITTSRADYSHLYWVLKEMDASAHLRLSLVVCGSHLSDTFGDTVSEIEADGFEVAARVGCLAAGDDDVAMAQTIGDAVLGLAQVLGEMRPDLVLLIADRYEMLAPAAVATTLRIPIAHIEGGEVSQGAIDDPIRNALTKLSHVHFTPTALSRRRVLGMGEEPWRVHCTGAPSLDHLARSALPTGEALIEALGFVPTQGHVVVAVHPLTLAQDTLREADATFEALHELLSESVCQLVFCFPNADAGGQALIARARALETQYGEPRVRLRVNLNPRVYWALLGQVGCLLGNSSSGIMEAPALRLPAVNVGERQAGRERARNIIDVPAERARIVEAVREALSERFRASLSGMENPYGDGDAAARIVRVLEGVPLGEGLLRKAPVPPVSP, from the coding sequence GTGAGCGAGGCGCGGCGCCACGTCGCCGTCATCACCACCAGCCGGGCCGACTATAGCCACCTGTACTGGGTGTTGAAGGAGATGGACGCGAGCGCCCATCTGCGGCTCTCGCTCGTGGTATGCGGATCTCACCTAAGTGATACCTTCGGCGACACGGTGAGCGAGATCGAGGCTGACGGCTTTGAGGTGGCGGCCCGCGTCGGCTGCCTGGCCGCCGGCGACGACGATGTGGCGATGGCGCAGACCATCGGCGACGCCGTGCTGGGTCTCGCCCAGGTGCTCGGGGAGATGCGTCCGGACCTCGTGCTCCTGATCGCCGATCGCTACGAGATGCTGGCGCCTGCGGCCGTCGCCACCACCCTGCGTATCCCCATCGCCCACATCGAGGGCGGTGAGGTGAGTCAGGGGGCGATCGACGATCCTATTCGCAACGCCCTGACCAAGCTCTCCCACGTGCATTTCACGCCGACGGCGCTGTCGCGGCGTCGGGTGTTGGGGATGGGCGAGGAGCCCTGGCGGGTGCATTGCACGGGTGCGCCGTCCCTCGATCACCTGGCCCGCAGCGCGCTGCCCACCGGCGAAGCGCTGATCGAGGCCTTGGGCTTCGTTCCAACTCAGGGCCACGTCGTGGTAGCGGTGCATCCGCTCACCTTGGCCCAGGATACGCTGCGCGAAGCCGACGCCACCTTCGAGGCCCTGCACGAGTTACTGAGCGAATCCGTTTGCCAGCTCGTCTTTTGCTTTCCGAACGCGGACGCGGGCGGCCAAGCCCTGATCGCGCGGGCTCGAGCGTTGGAAACGCAGTACGGCGAGCCCCGCGTGCGCCTGCGCGTGAACCTCAATCCGCGCGTCTACTGGGCGTTACTCGGTCAGGTGGGCTGCCTGCTCGGGAACAGCTCCAGCGGCATCATGGAGGCGCCGGCCCTGCGCTTGCCGGCCGTGAACGTGGGGGAGCGTCAGGCCGGGCGCGAGCGGGCCCGCAACATCATCGATGTGCCCGCAGAGCGTGCACGCATCGTCGAGGCGGTGCGCGAGGCGCTCAGCGAGCGCTTTCGAGCGTCGTTGAGCGGGATGGAAAATCCCTACGGGGATGGGGATGCGGCCGCGCGGATCGTGCGCGTGCTCGAGGGCGTTCCCCTGGGGGAGGGGCTGTTGCGCAAGGCGCCCGTCCCGCCGGTGTCCCCCTAA
- a CDS encoding FAD-binding oxidoreductase: MDRREALQAIAACVGPPGVVDADADGERYLIDHRRQYQGQAAMIVRPADVASVAEVVRLAAGAGLAVVPQGGNTGYCGGATPGIDGQGTGERTILLSLERLRGIRQVDPVGYSMTVEAGAVLADVQAAAEREGMLFPLSLGSEGSCQIGGNLATNAGGTAVLRYGNARELVLGVEVVLADGQIWNGLRELRKDNAGYDLKQLFLGAEGTLGIITAAVLKLFPLPRERATALVAVTDVDAACQLLSLARRESADAVTSFEYLPRFALELVATHIEGGTNPLADANYHHYVLVELSSAAPEARLEARLEHLLAKGHARGWVRDAVVAQSEAQRQHLWRLRENVPEAQRLAGGSFKHDVSVPIPALAAFLAQGLAGAAAAAPDARPCVYGHIGDGNLHFNFMAPQGEGLAEHFEGDRGAQVSAAVLDAAAAHGGSVCAEHGVGYLKRPLLAGYQDAVSIDLMRRVKAALDPEGTLNPHKVIPDDPGGGE, encoded by the coding sequence ATGGATCGTCGCGAGGCGTTGCAGGCTATCGCCGCCTGCGTGGGTCCGCCGGGTGTGGTGGATGCTGACGCAGACGGCGAGCGATACCTGATCGATCACCGTCGCCAGTACCAGGGGCAGGCCGCCATGATCGTGCGCCCGGCCGACGTCGCCAGCGTCGCCGAGGTGGTGCGCTTGGCGGCAGGGGCTGGGCTCGCTGTGGTACCCCAGGGCGGCAACACCGGCTACTGCGGCGGTGCCACCCCCGGCATCGACGGCCAGGGCACCGGCGAGCGAACGATTCTCTTGAGCTTGGAGCGCCTGCGTGGAATCCGCCAGGTGGATCCCGTCGGCTACAGCATGACGGTGGAGGCGGGCGCTGTGCTCGCCGACGTGCAGGCGGCCGCCGAGCGCGAGGGCATGCTGTTCCCGCTCTCGCTCGGGTCGGAAGGTTCCTGCCAGATCGGTGGCAACCTCGCCACCAACGCGGGCGGCACGGCGGTCTTGCGCTACGGCAACGCGCGCGAACTCGTGCTCGGCGTCGAAGTGGTGCTGGCCGATGGCCAGATCTGGAACGGCCTTCGCGAACTGCGCAAGGACAACGCGGGCTACGACCTGAAGCAACTGTTTCTCGGCGCCGAGGGCACCCTCGGCATCATCACGGCAGCCGTCCTGAAGCTGTTTCCCTTACCGCGGGAGCGAGCCACGGCGCTGGTGGCGGTGACGGACGTCGATGCCGCTTGCCAGCTGCTCAGCCTGGCGCGCCGCGAGAGCGCCGACGCCGTGACCTCCTTCGAGTACCTGCCCCGCTTCGCGTTGGAGCTGGTCGCGACACATATCGAAGGCGGCACCAACCCGTTGGCCGACGCGAACTACCACCACTACGTACTAGTGGAACTGTCCTCCGCAGCGCCCGAGGCACGGCTGGAGGCCCGCCTCGAGCACCTGTTGGCGAAGGGCCATGCGCGCGGTTGGGTCCGCGACGCCGTGGTGGCACAGAGCGAGGCCCAGCGTCAGCACCTGTGGCGGTTGCGCGAGAACGTGCCGGAGGCGCAGCGGCTGGCGGGCGGGTCCTTCAAACACGACGTGTCGGTGCCCATCCCTGCCCTGGCCGCGTTTCTCGCGCAGGGGCTCGCCGGCGCGGCGGCGGCGGCGCCTGACGCGCGGCCGTGTGTCTACGGACACATCGGCGATGGCAATCTGCATTTCAACTTCATGGCCCCGCAAGGTGAGGGCTTGGCCGAGCACTTCGAGGGCGATCGCGGTGCGCAGGTGTCGGCCGCCGTGCTCGATGCCGCCGCCGCCCATGGCGGCAGCGTCTGTGCCGAGCATGGGGTGGGATACCTCAAGCGACCGTTGCTCGCGGGCTACCAGGACGCCGTCTCCATCGATCTCATGCGTCGTGTGAAGGCAGCGCTTGACCCTGAGGGCACGTTGAATCCCCACAAGGTGATTCCCGATGATCCCGGAGGCGGCGAGTGA